In Setaria italica strain Yugu1 chromosome I, Setaria_italica_v2.0, whole genome shotgun sequence, the genomic window GTACTGTGGCGTGGATCCAAATTCTTGACATTTTTCAATCTCATCAGTATCTCCAGCATGTTAGCCATGCGAATTGTAGTTTCAGGAGAGCGATACAAAAAACGCCCACATGTCTCGAGAAGGTTGCAGGCTACATCAATGTTATGATGACTGAAATCATCTAGGCAAGCCTGTAAAATACAGAAAATGAATATAAAAAATACAGAAAACGAGTTACCAAAGAAACACGtgtaaaaacaacaaaaggcaGACCTTACTAATTCCCTGCATGATAAATGCATACCTTCAAACAGCTAAAAACAAGAGCTGGAGGAGCCATCTTGAACTTGCACAACTCCCCAATAAACcttatgttttttatttttgtttcaatgTTGATTTGATCCTGAGAGTTTCAAGCAGAGAGAATAGTTAGTCACAGTAAATAGAAAACACATGGGAGGCAATAGAATTGCTGCTTCCCTCCACTTGTAGTCTAACTTCATAGGAGGATTTGGGGTGACATGCTGAACATATTTGTAAATACCATACTAAAATGGCCATTAGCATTGTAGAAACTAGTTTTTTCCCATGGATTTATTGTATATATTCATGTTAATAATTCAGCTTGGATTCTAGAGCAAAAAACAAATAGTAGATACGATAGAAGCAATATTCATGATAAGAACAGAAGAACTGAGCACAGACAATGCCAAGCAACAAAGAGCTGGGCATACCTTCTTATTTATTAAAAAGTTGAACTCTTCTTCAAGCATAGACAGTAGCATACTTGGAACATCTTTCATACAAGTCGATAGTGTTGCAACCAAACGAGAATAGTAAGGCAACAGCTCCAGTGAAGTCCTATTAACATTGAATAAGGCACGCACAAGTTTCTTTCGATTTGCTTTAGAATTTAGGTAGCAAAACTCAACCTGGGGAAATCAAAAGTAGCTTCATTATGACAATCAGTCTAAGGTAAAGAGGATAGACAATACAAGATGAGCTAATACCGTCAATTGATCAATAAGATCACGGCTAACACATCCAGGCAACCTCTGCAAGAGGTTATCCAAACTTGCACCATCCAAGCCTCTtactttctctttctctctttcatttttcttatccAGATCCTTCTCCTtaaatttttccttttctccatcTTTTCCCCTCTCTTTATCTTTGTCTTCGTTATCTTTGGCTCCATCATCTACTTTAACTTCCAGTTGATGTTCATTGGCAGAAGTTTGAGCATTGTCGTGTAGTTCAATCTCTTGTTCTGAAGTGGATTCCTTCATAACAAAATTCATACAATGATTTAGTGGCAAACCCAAAAATGAGAATATCTGCTAAGGCATATTTAGAGAAGGGATGAATGCATATCTCCTGACTTCTCTCACTCACACGAGCACACAAAGAGAATAGGAGTGCAGAAACAACCTTGTAGATTCCAGATATAAAAAAACATGTTATCACTTTATTCAACATTCTGTGAATATCTATCGGTCACTGCAAATTTGATTCACATGGATTGGGAGTTGAAACTGGTTTGTTTAGATACCAGTGGGGAAAACGAGGAACGAAGAGAATACAGATGTGAACTTGAAGAATGGACAGTACAAGATTCAGATTCTTACACTAGATTGCTCACGGCCCTTAGCGTGTTGCTCATTTGACTTTGGTTCGACCTCTCCCAATAATACAGCGGGCACAAATGCTCTGCTCAAAAGTTTCATAATCTCAAATGAATAAACAAATGAAAGCTAAAAAAGAGACAGATATTGGATCATAGTGTGAAAATTAAACCTGAGATCAGGTAAAGATTCATAAAAAGCTTTGGTATCATCATCATCCCAAATAGGTTCCAGTGCAGATGATTCTTTTCCAGAAGAGGGTGAGACATCAGTTCCTGTAGTAACCCTTGTTGTATTTCCATCATCTGGCATCACTGGAGGCTGCATGTCAAGAGCTTCGGCCAGCCTGCAAAATAGAACGTTATAGACAGCCAAGAATCACACATTAAAAAAAGGTAGAATATTAATTGGCATGTTACAGAGAATTATCAGCAGATGTTCCGGTAACGATACTAAAGGCTAGTGTGTGGTTGCTGAACTACACTGTTGCATCTAGTTACAAAATTTTACTAATTCCTAGCACAGGTTGAAAGTGTGGATGAAACTTAGTACAATGATGCATCAATACTACGTATATCCTACCTATTTTAATATGCCCAATTGATGCTGCATCCTAACTGAGATATGGATGAATATGACTGCCATTTCATGCAAGTAACTGCCTATGTCTTATTGGTTTTCTTTAAAAGTCTTAGCTTATGATTGTAAAAGTAGGGGTAGTTCAAGGGAGCCAAGAAAAATTCAGGTAGTAAATTCCAATAGTCGTGTGTGCTCTCGTGCAATCATGAACCCCACAGACAAAAGAACAGATGACATTACATTTAACCCCGACAAGGCAGAACTACGTAATGGAAGCCATTGCAGAAATGATTCAATATACAAAAAAATGGCATGTCATTACGTTCAATCTAATTGAAGAAACTACAGAATGGAAGCTTTCTGCTGACATGGCCAAAAAAATACTCACGAGGATACACCACGCAGCAACTGATCAAAAGACTTCCTGAGTTTCTCATACGAGGCTGTGTTCTCATCGCTTAGTTCACCTTTGGCACTTAAAACTTTTGCATTCTCTGCCTCCATTAGACGAAGAGACTGGGTGCAAACGAAGAATTTGGTTTATGCATGAATATATTAGGTACTCAAGTTACAAACAAGATTGTCctaaaacaaagaaaaggagTTACCGCATGTTCTGATTGTAGTAGTTCAGCTACAGCATCATAGTAAGAGTTCAAGGCTTTCTTAAAGAACTTCTTCTGATCAGCAGTAACATTTAGGTCCTTAAAGAACTGCATCAATTCATTTTTGGCAAATCAATTTATGTAGAATAGACACTGTACATTGTGAACAAACTGGAATGAATTTGATCAGATCACCAAAAGTCCAAGACATATCAATATGTTGACAATAACCATATACTGTGTAACAATGCACATGTTATATTTGGTAAACTCTCACCACAGTACGCTAAATAATATGGTTGCAGAATGGCTATCAAGTCATAATTTTTATGCATGCAGGTTTATCACGTGCTTGCCTAAGCTCATGGGCATCACTAGGCAGTGACACTTCCAATGAAGTGAAATGAAAATATAAACTATATCAATTCACTTTGACCTACTATAGTGAGGCACAAATCAATTAGGTCTTATATAGTCACATTTAAAGTCTAAGAAAAGTATGCCTCCTTATTCAGGAAAAAACTGGTAACTTTGAACTTGGGGGTGTGCAATTGTGCATTGAATAAAGATCAGCTAGATCTACTATTGCAGTTGAATCATGTGATCAGAATTTTCTCAAGATACCATAATTTAAGAAAATAAGGTTAATACTTAAGTATTAAATTTCTCTTACCTCATCATAAGCTTCTTGACCGTGAGACTGAAGCCCTACAAGAAACCTCCCTTGACGAGCAAAAGTGGAGAGAAGAGACAAATTTGTCTGAGTTGCTTCACGGTCCTTCAAATGTTCCGCTGATGTAAGATCTTTTATAATGTTTACAAATATGCTAGCATCTTCAACAATTCCAACAAAATACAGTTCAATCAGAAGTTTCAATGTGCTTCTCTTCTTCATAGCTCTTGAATTTTTGTCTGCATCCAAATCATCTCCAGATTTTCCAGGAAAGAAGACCTTCAGTAGACCTTGTATAAGACAAGGAGAGAAGTCCTTGTATCTTTGATGAAGAAGCGAGCAAACCTACATTACATTGCTACAAGGGTAAATCCACATAGACATGCTTATAACTTCACACATTTATCATAAAATAAACTTAAACCTCAAAGTAAAGTAAAGAAGATTAACTGGAGCAAGACTATATAGGAATATATGATAAAAATACTATTAAAGACTCCACCCAATCCCACTACCAGTCGACCACAAATCAGTGAATCAAACATCTCAGCAAGCCAGTAGCTGCTGGTTACCATAACTATGCTATGGCATACGTAAGAATGGTTGGTATCTAACGTACAGTTCCAAGAAACAAGTCCAAATGTTGTCAGTAATATGGTAAGAGATAACAACAGCCACGATATTGGCAGATCACCCTCTCATCATCAAACTTCTCATCACGAAAAGAGGCTCTGGTTGAAGCCCAGTTTCATGAATTAATACCTAATTGATTCATTTTCATTGTGTGGCTAACATTGATAGTGTTTACGCACCCGCCAATAGATCACAGCCAACCAAGTTGGACTCCTAAGGATAACTTTCCCAATACTAACCGACTAGGTGTACATTCTCGCAAGGGTAGCTTCCCTGATATTGATAACCTTCCTAATACTGACCGGCTGAGGCCATGCATGGTTTCCATAGCAGACACGGAGGATAATGAATATGCTTCATCATGTAACCCAGAGTCTTGGCTTAGAAAAAAGATCTTGCACACATAAGGTGAAGGGGCCAACAAAAATGACATCATAAGCATGACTATGAGAAATGGACATTGTTTACAAGTGTAGACCACTGCTGTTGCAAATCACCTGAACTGCAGCTTGTATATCAGCAGAGCGAAGTTTGGCCTCACAAATATAAGAAACTGCTTCGCTGACAAATTTGCTCAAATTCACACTTTTCAGCTCATCCATTAGGCCATCCTTCTGTTCATCATTTATTGTCTTCAGCTTTTTTATAACTGTTGTATTTCGCTTGATACTGGAGTCCAGAGTTCTCAGGTAGTTTGCATCTGGAATTATTGTATCATCACATAGATCGTAACAATGACACAGAAACTAGGCATTACTCATCAAGATAAAAAATCGTATATGCACAAAACATGAACCATATATGCCAATGCAAAACAACCCAAAATTACAAAACAGAAGAGATAagcaaaataagaaaataataaaGTAAATGAAACCTAATATTAAGTAGCTCATCATTCCCTAGAATCAATACTCTAAGAACATATAAACAACAGAAATTCTTGAATGCCAAATTGTCACAGCAGATTTTAGTTGTCAAAGAAAGAACTTAGAAGTGACATCTGATAGAATAGGAGCTCTAAGCTAACATACATAAATGAATCTTTCCATAAAATTATAGGAAGAGACCCTTAAACTTTCCAATATGGCTTTCTAGAACTCCAAAATATCTGGAAATTCGAGGTACATTTAAGAGTGGAGCTAACGGTTTGGTCTCCTTTTATTGCAGCTATATTTCTCATCATATTCCTGACCGCTACAAACATTACATGCATTTACAGTTGTACAGCATAGATTCTTTCACTCCCACCTAATGACCAAGTTTTTGGCTTTTTGCTGTATGTattagagatttttttttacaatcaTATCAAAAAACATTCTCCATCAAACTTTTATATGAAGATAAAGATAAAGCAGGCAACCCATAATATGTGCAACATCTAAAGTAGAACTTAATCCAAATTAAGAAAAGTGTATCAATGTAGAAAGTAATTCTCCACCTAACAAGAATAAAACCAAGAATGCTTCCAGCACATCAAGTGGTTATTTGTGCATAAACCATTATATGGAATAGCCATTAATGAAAGAAATAACTACCAGGCCTTTCAGGGTTTAGGTTGCTGCGGCGGAGGGAAGTCTTCTgatcaattatttttttatattcttCAAGGCGGGCCTCCTGTATAGAGCAAAATGTTAGGGAGCAGTATAACATTTATAACAATGTGCCGCTTAGATAGATAACAGAAACAGATGTTTAAATCTGCAAGACTAGAGAAGGTAGCCAAGTCCATTCGAGCAGCAGCTGAGGGTGCAATTTTAATCAGCTTGCTTGAGACACAGAAACTAGAAGTTGACAACAGGAGTAGGAGAGAAACTTTTATTTGTGTAGTACTGCCATGCTCTGACCAGAAAATTTTGTGAGTGAAGCTAGGTCCAAGATTTATCTTAGCCACTACGGATGGATAATTCCTAGTGGGGAcatttggttggttggttggttgaaACTTGGAGTAACACCCTGGTTTGCAGAGTCAACTAGTGCGCTGTAAGATGCAATCTAGGTTATAAAATAAAAGTTATTTATCTGATGATATTATGGTCAAAATTGCAGGGCTACTAACAAAAGTTTAGCGATGTTCATGATTGAAACTCACAAGGCACTATCATAGCAGGCCTATCAAATACCCAACCAAATCTAGACATGGCACATAAGGATCCAAATGCTCTCCCTAACTAATTTATAGCCTTATCAGTGATAGGGTTTGACAATGAAATAAGATGAGAGTGGATTCAAGACCAGTATGGTCAGGTGCAAAATTAGACGGCAGAATGAATGGATAAGGATAACCATCAATAGTGAAATCACAAGGTAGCAACAACAATGAACATCCCACATTTCCACTTAGGGAGTAGAGGTCTCCACTTACCTCATCATCCTGTTTGCTTTGGCGCACCTCATCATCTTGCTTGGTGTCAGTTCGGTTCTCATTCTGAGCATTATCCATTTTGTTCTTCAGAACAAAAACCAAGAACTATCCAATGTAACCAAAATAACCTTAGTACCTGTTGCCAGCAAATCGTAAACTACAATCAGTTAGTGGTAAATTATAATGGCAAAATAGAATATAAGCATCATAACAAAACCAGCAGTCATAACCCAACACCTTAAGTAGCACAGTTTGACCCCGGGGGCAGCCTGCGCGTGGTTCAGTTGAACCCTAATTTTTTCTAATGTTTTCCCCTTATTTACGGAAAAATAGGCTGCATCCAGCAACCCATCCCAAAAACACACACCACAGCAAGCAAACCCGCAACAAACAAAGTACAGAAATTGGACTGAACATCCCATCGGAAATTTTGGATTTGATAGGCATCTTCCACGACAGAACTCGCTCGTAAAACCCCTATATTGAATCAAGCTAGGGCTTTCTTACCGGGGACCGGGGAGATCAAATCGATCCgagccgaatggatctccactCCACGCCCGTCCAGTGGACAGCAGGAGGAAGACGGCTGGAGAGGAATCCCACTCTCCCTTTCAGCGGAAGGAGGCCTGAAGGCGTACGCGGTCGTCAGGGACCGTTCGCCGCTGAGCGAGCTGGGGAGCCGAGAGGGAGTAGGCAGGAGGCGTCGCCGCGAGCCCGCGCGTCGATCCCTCGCGGCCTCGCCTTGCCGTCGCGAGGGGGGGCAGGGGAAGGGccgaaggggaagaagggggcgtgaggaggaagaggaaaaaggCTGGAGGGGCCTGGGGTAAGTTCGATATTTTTTGTGTTGTTCCCTTTTCAGCCAAAATGCTGAAAGCACGCATGGTTTCAGAAATTATTGATCCTTCAGGACCtaaaacggtaaaagtcgacaCTCCGgcctttctcctcttcttctggaCAGACCGTGCATATTTCCGTTTGACGTCTGTTGTCAGTCTGTATACGGCATAAATCGAACGGCAATCACCAACGAACTCGACCTTTTTACCTTCTCATCTCATGCGTCTCTGTACTACAAAGTTGCAAATACCGCAGGGTGTTACTTATCAAAAAAATACAGAGGATGTTCCCACGGTCTCCTGACACGAAGTACGCACAGTTCCCGTCCCGAGCTCAACACTGCAGTGCGCGTGATCACGGGTTTTGGTAGATGCATCTGATTATAAAGAAACGGGGTTGATTTTACGAAGAAGTAattctgtggctgaaagtgGTTCCCTTTAATTCTATAGCATAAACTTTTAAAAATAGGATGGAGAATCATTTCACAGAATcagaagaagctactttttccaaCTCTTAGTCTCTTAGTTtattttagagaatcactttacagaatcagtagagaatcacttctctctggaaaaactgtttggcagagctcctactGGAATCAGCTCTAAGAGCTCTATCAAACGCACCCTATATTCTGTCCAGGAGGAGCGAATAACTTTGTTAACTATCCTATAAACTTGCTGGTGTGACATAATTTGTTGGGCTCAATTTGCTGAATATATACTTTCTTCTAAAAGTAATGATCCTATCTTCTCATGATGGACCTATTTGGGTTGATCTTTTTGAAGTTAAAATCCTATCCAACCTCCCGCATTTCTCGCTGACCCTCCCGACggactccctctctctccttcctcatctcacttttctctctcctctctatcTCACGAGGAGGAAGCGGAGTCGACGAGGAGCAAGCCACCGGTGATGGCGGCGCCGTCGTGTTACGCATGTGGCTGAGGTTGGTTCTGCTAAGAGATGGCACTCCCTTTGTGGCGCACAACACCCCGTCGGGTGCCGGCCGGATCTGGCgatggcgccatggatcttggctcTCCCTGCCCTTCCCATGCGTTTCCCGCTTGGAGTTGCTCCTCAACGCTAAGGATGCGACGGGATCCATTCTTGAGTGGTGGTGTCtgcttcgtcttcctctcccCCACCCTTTCCCCCTCTACCTCCCTAGCATGTCATGATTCATTTTTTGTGTGAGATTCATGTTCAAGTTCTCTGATGCTTCCCTTTTTTTACTTTGGCTTTCCTGTTTTCAGTGAGCAACAATGTAGGCCACTTCGATGCATCTTGCAGTGTGATTTTTTTGTTTGCTTCACTTGATTTTGAATGGAAGCGGATCTGTCAATCCTTGGAGAAATTGCAAtttgtaatatatttttcaagacattgcgtattttttattttttagttgtAGCATGTTTGGTTTTCTTCCTTCCAAAATCTCACTCCTTTGCTATGCAAGTCTGAATCATCAGAAATTTATGTAACTAGTTAGTGCAATTTTTTAGCTGTTTGAATATTGCCAGAATGTCTCCTAaatttttgacttttttaacaTGTTGCGTGCAGATTATTTTCTAGCTAACCGGCACAATGAAGTTGCCTGGAGTTGTTTTTGACTAAAATCTGAATGCAGTTAGGTGGATAGGCCATTTTTTGTCATTGAACAACAACAGATCAAGTGTTTCTGTTGTAAATCATGTCCATGTTCTATTGTCAGATTTGAGAAGAGGGAGTGCAATCATATGTTTCGGATTTTCCAGGGGCAAGAATTATTATGCAAACATTTTAAGTGCCTTAATTTAAATCCATTCATGAATGTTATAATGGGAAAACCTATTGTAGTGTGAGGAtgaataattttaatttattttgctCAAAATGCATACGAGAATCTGTAGAAAActatatgatttttttaaaaatggtaAGTTCGTCCACACATGCTCTTAATCATTTTTTGTAAACTAATTATAATTCCTAAAACCATCggaaaaaattaaaacagtTCCCTGGTCCTGCGAGAAAATCTAGAATGTACCTTGGTCCACCGTGGACTTGGAGTCCACGCTCCCCATCTCTCTGATCACTTTTATTTCTATGGTCATTTAACCATTGTGCTGTCTGGGCACGAATCTCCCTGCATGAATCTGACGGGCCTATAAACCACCTCCCGGGCATATAACCGCAGAATTGCCTCTTCCCCagagaaggaggcggcggcgggcgtcaaCGATGATATGGGCGTGGCCAAGCACTCCAAGGCTGCGCACACGATcgcggtggtggagcaggaTGAGAGCAAGGTGGGTGCGAAGAAGACGAGGCTGGTGAGGGTGAGGTAGGAGTACATCGACGGGCTCGTGACGACGCCATACAAGCCTTTCAATGGCATTCCCGTGGACATACTCGATAAGGACACCTACGTGGAAGGGCGACAGCCTCCACGACCTCATGGCCCGAGTCGTTGCCCGCCACCAGAAGGTGCGCGATAGGGACCTGGCCATCCTCGAGCAGTACAAACTCTATGGCTTCGCTGAGATGGAGGTCGAGATCAGTGACGACGATGACATGGATGACATGGCACCAGTGGGGAAATAGgcagcggagggaggaggattTGATTGTTTTAAACAAGTTCAATTCAAATAACTTTGCTATCCTTGTAAACTGTAATGTGATATGATGCCCTCATCGGTCGGAAAGTCATCCTGTTCTCGCGGTCCAGCCATGGTTTCCAAGAGCACAGCCCTTGTTTAGGTCCAAGCGAGTCTTCGAGATCATCGTCCCGCCGAATCAGGAAGTTGTGCAACCTCATACTTGTTGTTTTTCTCAGTCAAAGTGAGTGCACGTGCAGTGCGCAGCTACGAACTTTGGACGGTGCATCCTAGGCATTGTTCGCACcgacagcgagacatcggtgaCATCTCTCGTGGAGTCCATATTCGCCTTTAGTGGATACCGTGTCAAGTATTCAAAGGCATGGCGGGCGAAACAACACGCAGTTGCACTACTTTAGGGAGACTGGAAAGAGTCGcatggcatggttcctagggtccTCACCACTAtggcctactacaatcccgggaTTAAATGGTTCCCTCACGTTCAGCTTCATGCAACCtgagcagcagcaccagcaaaGCCCTCTCTTCTCCTCCACCATAAGAAACTATGGCCACACCAGGGGGGAGAAGCCGTGGGAAGAAGGGTCAGGGTGTCACTTCTGCCATTCCTACCATCACTTGACCAGGTTCTTTGGCCCTACTAAGTATGATGCACCAGTTGATCACTTCCCTCTCGAAGGGAGGAGTTGTTTCGTTCCGCCGCAGGTACTGAGGCCATATGATGACCGGAAGGATGTGTGGCCCATTTGCCTCCATGGAGAGCCTTGTATCGTGCAAATGTACGATGACTATGGGAATGGCTGTCGTCGCTTCTTCAGGTGCCCTTATGGATTGGTGAGTACTCGTACCCTACATAATCATTCATTAATGTACTTTGGTTACGACTAACAGCCTCATCAGAATTATCTTGATGAAGAAAATTGCTGCTACGCCAAGTGGGTAAATCCTCCAATCCATGAGCACACAAAAGAGTACATCGAGTATCTGCAGTGCAAAATCTTTGACCTGAAGCAGAGGAATGAGACCCTTGAGGCGAACGCTGAAGCCAATGCATGGGTCATTAGCATCAAGGATGACCCAACATGCCCAGATCCATTCTGCAGGTGCGGTTaccacaagaagaagaagaagaataggcctccctctcctccgtcgTCTAGTGGTGGTGGCTACTCACAAGGTGGACCGTTCCAGTACTCCCAAAGTCAATACTACTAGATGAAACATCTATGGTACTACAACCGGCTATTTTCCTTTACCTAAGGCATATTAGATTTAGTAAGGCTCAACATGTTTACTAAACAAGTGAGCCACACATGCCATTGCAAAATGTAATAGGTTGTGTATGTCAAAGACAACGGTGTCGGATGTTGCATGTATTATCGTAGTGGCATGCAACAATACCTACAACACCATTGCCTTTTCATGGTTGTATGCAATGAAAGCCGGGACTTTATTACTACAACATGCTACATACGTAGACTTTTCAAAGCACACTAGCCTTTTCAGGCCTCTCTAGACTTTGCAGTGCAGCTCTAGCCTTTTTAGGGCCACCTGCCTTTTCCAGAGGTACATCTCTAATAGCCTTTTCAGTACTTTGGCACATCAACTGGATAAATAATATTTGCAATGCAAAATAAAATCCTGAACTTATCCAGATTTTAGTCTTGGGCCCCTATAAAACCAAACCTTGCATGTATTCCAAAACCATCACCTAGCACAAGTAGAACACTGAATCCATAGCATGGATGCAAGGTCCCTTGGATCCGCCTCTTCCCCATCCAAATCTAGATGTCAGCACTAAGGATTATTATGGAACCCATAATCCACTACCACGTGACTACTGGCCTACTTGCCAGCATGATGAAGAGGCCGTGGTACAAGTTTATGAGCTCTTTAGTGATGCCGGAAGACGTTTCTTCCATTGTCTGCATTTCAAAGTTACATTCTTAACTCATCGATTATGTCTATTTTCAAGAATTACATTCATTTGTTTAAACTTCTTGCGCAGATCAATGATTGTGGGTTCACTTATTGGATAGATGGTCAGATGGAACCACATCTCCAAGAGTAcattcatcatcttcatctcgTCAAACAGCAATTGGAAGAGGACAACATGCAGAAACATCATCATATAAATCAGTTGTTGCAAGAGAACATGCAGAAGGATAACAAAGTGACCCACCTTCAACAAGAGAAGGACGAAATAACTTATCGCATCAGACAGCTTGAGGAACAACTACAACAGGAACTGGAGAGGAACGTGAATCGACGTTTCATGCCACCAACGGTGCCTGGACGTCGGAACTACTACGGGTACTAGTCGTAGTTTTTCTAAATATTTAAGTATTTGTCTTGCATCATTTGGTTGTTTGTCATCAATTTATATATTGTGAATGTTGTATCACCATTTGGTAGTTCGTCATCTATTTATGTACTTCAAATTTTGTAGCACTATTTGGTAGTTTGTCTTCTACTTATCTACTTCAAATGATGTATCACCATTTGGTAGTT contains:
- the LOC101757870 gene encoding regulator of nonsense transcripts UPF2, which encodes MDNAQNENRTDTKQDDEVRQSKQDDEEARLEEYKKIIDQKTSLRRSNLNPERPDANYLRTLDSSIKRNTTVIKKLKTINDEQKDGLMDELKSVNLSKFVSEAVSYICEAKLRSADIQAAVQVCSLLHQRYKDFSPCLIQGLLKVFFPGKSGDDLDADKNSRAMKKRSTLKLLIELYFVGIVEDASIFVNIIKDLTSAEHLKDREATQTNLSLLSTFARQGRFLVGLQSHGQEAYDEFFKDLNVTADQKKFFKKALNSYYDAVAELLQSEHASLRLMEAENAKVLSAKGELSDENTASYEKLRKSFDQLLRGVSSLAEALDMQPPVMPDDGNTTRVTTGTDVSPSSGKESSALEPIWDDDDTKAFYESLPDLRAFVPAVLLGEVEPKSNEQHAKGREQSSESTSEQEIELHDNAQTSANEHQLEVKVDDGAKDNEDKDKERGKDGEKEKFKEKDLDKKNEREKEKVRGLDGASLDNLLQRLPGCVSRDLIDQLTVEFCYLNSKANRKKLVRALFNVNRTSLELLPYYSRLVATLSTCMKDVPSMLLSMLEEEFNFLINKKDQINIETKIKNIRFIGELCKFKMAPPALVFSCLKACLDDFSHHNIDVACNLLETCGRFLYRSPETTIRMANMLEILMRLKNVKNLDPRHSTLVENAYYLCKPPERSARISKVRPPLHQYIRKLLFSDLDKSSVEHVLRQLRKLPWAECQQYLLKCFLKVHKGKYSQVHLIALLTASLSRYHDDFAVAVVDEVLEEIRVGLELNDYGMQQRRLAHMRFLGELYSYKHIDSSVVFETLYLIIVFGYGTPEQDVLDPPEDCFRIRLIITLLQTCGHYFSKGSSKRKLDKFLLHFQRYIMSKGPLPLDIEFDIQDLFAEIRPNMTRYSSIEELNAALVELEENERSAPVEKAENERHSDNESQKRQPRDAAPSVNGQSTTNGVEENGKDHEVADSESYSGSGSIDGREDEEDILSEDKSNDGSDNEGDDEDDGIPVGSDEDENVGVRQKVVQVDLKEQEDFDRELKALLQESLESRKSEARSRLPLNMMVPMNVLEGSKDQRATESESGEETVDEEGGNVGSSKVRVKVLMKKGHKQQTKQMLIPADSSLVLSTKQQEAAELEEKQSIKRRILEYNEREEEELNGGVSQMGNWGQGASTTSSIRSGGRGTWDGSTRGGGRQRHHIAGSGGFYHSYGRRR